The genomic DNA AACATTGCAATGCAATGTTTTGGTACAACGAACATAACGAGCGAGAAAGCCAGCGAAATAGACAAATTGTGTATACAAACTGTTGCAAAAATGGAAAGATAAAAATACCACCATACAAAAATCCACCAGAGCTACTTTCACAATTAGTCAATAATAAAAACAATCCAATATCAAGGcatttctttcaaaaaataagGCAATACAACAGTCTATTTGCATTTACCTCAATGGGTGCCAATATAATAAAAGATATTAACAAAGGTGAGGGTCCATACATATTTTGCATAAACGGACAAATACATCATCGCATTGGATCTTTGCTTCCAGAGCAAGGCCATAGACCAGAATATGCTGAATTATATGTTTTTTTCACAAAGAATGGAATTGAAAATAGAATTAAGGCGCTAAATAAAGAACAATCAAATGAATCAGATATTAATCCATTTATAGTCGAACACCTAAAAGATATGCTTGACAAATGCAATCCTTTGGTAAAAATATTTCGACATGCACGTGATTTACTTGACAAAAATAAAGGAATTGATATAAGCATACGCATACTAGGAGCAGGAAAAGGTGACGCAGTACAATATCAAAAGCCACACATAGAAGAACTAGCAATGCTAGTAGTCGGTGACCTAAGTCTTGAGAAATATAAAAGAGATATTATAGTTAGTACAAAACAAAGAGGCCTCCAGTGTATAACTATTTTCCATCCAGCATATATGGCATTGCAATATCCACTACTATTCCCTTATGGTGAAAGAGGATTCCAACTTGGTATACCATATTATGAGAatcaaaataatgcaactaacaATAAGAAGAGGAAAAATGTTACAATGCATGAATATTACAAGTATCACATGCATTACAGACCAGGTCAACCAAATCCATTTCTGAGCTACGGAAGGCTATCAAAACAAGCAATAGTATATGCACGTGCAATGGAAGATGAAGATAGATTGGCATACATAGCTAGAAACCAAGATAAACTACGGGCTGAATATTTGCAAGGTGTCTTTGATGCAATAGAAAAAGGATTCACTGATAGCAATCAAATTGGTAAGAAAATATTATTACCATCAAGCCATACAGGATCAAAACGTTGTCATACAAAACTACCATGATGGAATAGCTATTTGTCGAGTATATGGACCTCCAGATCTTTTTATAACGTTCACATTTAACCCTAGATGGGAAGAAATAATTCGTGCTTTAAAACCTGGTGAACAACCAAGTGATAGACCTGATGTTATAGTCAGAGTGTTCCATATGAAACTAAATCAATTTATACAAGATATCTGGTCTGGTAAACTGTTCGGTCCTGTACTTGCTATCTTATATTCAATAGAATTTCAAAAAAGAGGATTGCCACATGTGCATATATTAGTGTGGatagataaaaaaataaatatcaatACAGAAATAATTGATTCATGGATATCAGCTGAGATTCCTGATCCAGAAAAAGATCCTTTAGGATATGTCCTTGTATCTGAACATATGATGCATGGACCCTGTGGTGACAAAAATGAAAGTTCTCCTTGCatgaaaaaaggaaaatgctcaaaATATTATCCTAAAGATTTCAGACATGAAACAACATTTACAGATGATGGGTTTACACTATATCGCAGACGCGACAGTAAGATTTATATTAGAAGAGGAAACCACAACTTAGATAACAGATGGGTGGTTCCATATAATTTGAAACTACTTAAAAAATATCAAGCTCATATAAATGTAGAATATGTGAACAAGAGCAAATTATTAAAATATCTTTGCAAATATGATAACAAAAAGGCAGATCAAGCAACCGTGATCTTTGAACAAATTTGCAATAGAGAGCAAGAAGGTTCACAAAAAGGTTAAAAGACATTGATGAGATTAAGGAATACCTAGATTGTCGATACATATGTGAGCAAGATGCACTATGGAGACTTTTAGGATACGACATACATTACCATTGGCCACCAGTCGAACGGTTGCCTGTGCATTTACCATTACAAAATATAGTATCAATACGTAAAGCAACTAAACTGAAATCAATTGCTACAGATCCAAAATTACATAAAACAAAATTGACAGAGTGGTTTGAAGCAAATAAAAACTATGAAGATGCAAGAAAATTAACATACTGCGAATTCCCCCAAGAGTGGACCTGGGATGCAAAAAATAGGAAATGGACTAAGAGACAACAAAAATTTAAGATTGGTCGATTGTACTATGTAAATCCAATAGAAGGAGAACGCTTCTATTTACGGATGCTACTTATGATAGTTAAAGGAGCAAAAAACTATGATGACTTAAAAAAATACAATGGAACAATGTATGAAACATTCAAGGAAGCATGCGCAGCAAGGGGGTTACTAAAAGTTGACAAGGAATGGCATGATACATTTAGTGAAGCAGCAAATTGGGCAACAGCATCACAATTACGATATTTGTTCTTTACCATGCTTGTATTCTGCAATCTACAAGATGAGCGAAAATTTTATAATGAAAATTGGAGAAAAATGAGTGATGACATTGAGCGATACTTAGTACACAAATATCAACCAGTAATATATACACCAACAGATGAAGAGGTACAAGACAAATTACTAGAACAGCTTGAAGAAATATTTGCCAAGAATAGGATTAGCATGTACACCTATAATCTACCACACAAGACAACTCAGTACAGAAtcgatgaaaataaaaaattgattGAAGAAGAACTTAACTATGACTACTGCAAATTAGAAGAAGAATCAAATAAACTCTACTACCAACTAAACAATGATCAAAGAAATGCATTCCATAGTATAGTCAACTCTGTTCTAAATAAAGAGCCAAATATTTTCTTTATTATTGGACATGGTGGAACTGGAAAAACATTTTTATGGAATACCATTATTACATATTTaagagcaaaaagaaaaattgtactCACAGTGGCTTCATCAGGGGTTGCATCTTTGCTACTTCCAAATGGACGTACTGCTCACTCTAGATTCCGAATTCCTATTGATCTTGATGAATTGTCAATATGTGATATCAAGCGAGGAACAAAGCTAGCCGACCTTATTGTGAAAACAGATCTTATAATCTGGGATGAAGCTTTAATGACAAACAGACAATGTTTTGAAGCCCTAGATAGATCATTAAGAGATATATTATCTGAGAAGCAGAGTTAGAGAATATACCGTTTGGGGGGAAAGTTGTTGTACTGGGAGGGGATCCAAAACAAATATTACCTGTTATCGAAAACGGAACAAGAGCACAAATTATTAATGCCACCATATTTCGATCATATCTATGGAACCACATCAAAAAAATATACCTATATGAGAACATGAGATTAAAAAAACTAGATATGAATACATCAGAATACAAACAACTAAATGAATTCAACAATTGGATACTAAGTATAGGCAATGGAAACACACAAAATGATTCAGTAGCTAACACAGATGACAATATCGACAGCCAAGTAGTACAAATTCCAGATGATTTATTAATCAAAGAGGCAGATAATAAAATCAGAGCACTAGTAGAATCAACATATCCAGATTTCTTATCAAACTATAAGAACACTGATTATATCAAGAATAGAGCAACTTAGCAACTACCAATGAAATAGTAGATGAAGTCAATGACTACATGCTTGATTTATTACCTGGAGATGAAAGAGAATTCTACAGTGCGGATTCAATATCTAAGTGCACAGATACTTGCAATGATGCAGATGTATTGTATCCTATTGAAGATTTGAATATTCTAAACGCAAATAATTTTGCAGCACACAAACTGAAACTAAAGATTGGTGTACCAATCATGCTATTACGAAATCTAAACCAGAGCTTAGGTATGTGCAATGGAACAAGATTAATAGTGACAAACCTAGGGCAAAACATTATAGAGGCTGTTATTATTACTGGTACACATATTGGCGATAAAGTTTACATTCCTAGAATAAATCTAACTACAAAAGGCTGCCTCTGGCCATTTGTCCTATGTCGGAGGCAATTTCCAATAAAAGTTTGTTACGCTATGACGATAAATAAAAGCCAAGGACAAACACTGTCAAATGTAGGAGTATACCTTAGAAAACCAGTATTTACACATGGACAGCTTTATGTTGCAGTGTCACGAGTAAAAGATAGGAGTGGACTGAAAATATGAAtagaaaatgaagatggaacTTGTGGAAATAAAACAAACAATATTGTTTACAAAGAAATTTTACATATAATAGATTAAAGTCCACATGACAACACTTTTTTAAGAACTTGCAGATTAAAAGAAAGCAATTAGTTGGTCGGGAAGGCGCCGCGATGTGACGCTAGGAGCAGGAGAACCAGCGGCCACGCTATGACGCTCGCCTATTTTGCCCCTTGCCCAGTCTGCTGTCGTAGCCATGTACGTGCCCTCCTACCCACCTCTGTATATTAAGAGCACATATGCACAACAAATGTTCAATATTTTGCCTCTGTGAGATGATTGCTCAGTTTGAACTATGGGCTTGGCGTTGCCACGCCATCTTTGAGCTTACCAGCCAAGGAATAGCTGTAGGCATACTTAGGCCTAGGGCACATTAGTCATATAGCAGATCAAAATCACAAGTTGTAATTTTAGAGCATATATCCAATGCCAAATTCTGTTCCGTTTCTTCTTTGAAAGTAATGCCTATTTGATCATAGCTTCTCTCCTGTGTTGCACGTCCAAGTGCAGTTTAGTAGCAGCAGAGCAGAGGCAATTAGTGTGCCCCCCTAATGGTGAGCAATGGCAGGTTCAGTGTTGTGAATAAGTTCAGATTTACACCATGTTAGCTGGAAGATAGATGTCTCTAGGGAGTACAGGTTAACTGAATGGCAATATACTGAAATTAGCATATAGAATTGTTCAAGTAATAGTCTCTGAAATAGCAGCTTTAAATCCTGCAGTCTAAAAAGGTTGCCTACAATTTTCAAAGCACACAGCTAGAAAAAGAGCTATATATTCTGTGGTACAAATTTGTGCTAGAACACTGCGGTGCTAACTTATTTGTGCGCCTTTATCATACGAGTGTTGGTGATTGAAATTTATAcatctttgacttgatcattgtcATTCAGTTACTAGTATCGCCATTGTTCTCACCCTACGTTACATCTGAATAGATAAGGATCCTAGCACTCACCCCTAGCTCAAAACTGCTTTCAATCTCCCACAGGCATTTCAGCAAACAAATGGAGTGCATACTGTTACATACCTCGGAGCATGGGAGCAGCATCAGGAAGGTTGCCCAACGCCCGCACCTCCGGCACACCCGTCGTCCGCAGCAACACGCGTGCCGCAGCACCGAGAGCGCCCAGGTTGTCGAGCTCGCTGTCGTCCCGTTCCCAGACGTCGGCCTGCACCCCGGCGTGGAGAGCAGGCCGGCACTCAACTCCAAGCGCTTGGCCATGGCGCGGTACGCGCCCTTGATCTCCACCTGCGTGCCGGCGCGTCCCACCCGCAGCGCCTCGTACGGGCTCCCGGACGCcgcgagcgccggcggcgcggtcaGGAGCATGCCTCCCGCCATGAGGTGGGGCCTCTGATCTCCCGGCCCGCTGCTGCTACTATCtacttccttccttccttccttggcTCCTGCGGTCGGCCCTGGAGGCGCAGAGGCGGGCGGTGGGGGAGGCACGCTGGGGGCACGGGCGGCGGCCCGGGAGAGAGGAGCAGAGGCGCCTGGGGAGGGAAGCGCAGAGGCGTGCAGGGAGGGAGGCGGATATATGGGGTGCACCGATTGGccgaagtaggcggcgacgcgCACCGTCGATGGGGCCGAGCGCCACAAAAAGAGCCCACGGTCCAACAGCACCGCCGCGGTGCCCCCTGCAGCTGGCACCGCCTCGCATCCCCGACCGTTCGTCTCCCCCGGGTATAAATATACAAGTCTCGCAACCCCCCTTTCTCTCCGATTAAATCGATCTGCAACAGCGGCACAGAAAGAGCGAAGCAACAGGTGCGCTTCTTCTCCCTTTCCATAGCTTGATTTCATTCTTCCTCAAACGGTGTTGGATTCGGTCCCCACGATTACCTTCCTCCTAATGCCATAGCCATACGCTGTCCCACCTGCCCGGCCGCCGTCCCATCGCGCTGGGCGGTCATGGCGCTATCGATGTGTCCGGCCAGCAACCGCGCCTGAGTCCGCCGAAGCTGCCACACACCTCCATCCTTGCATTTGCTGCTCTGACCTACACTTGGCGAGCGCGATCAGACCTAGATGTACGTCGCCCGCAACATGTCCACACCGCCGGGGCTCGAACCTAGAGGTTGGCGAAGGCCCTAGCCAGTGGGCACGAGCGCGTAGATAAAACCGAGAAGCAACCAAGCCAATGGCTCAGAATAAGCCCTAGATTGCTATTTGGCACATTCCCTGAAATCTGTAACTATAATATTATCTATTGCAATCTGGTGGAACAAAGATTTCTATACCTCTACTATTGCCTTATTCTGCATGTTTGACAAACATTCATAATCCTTGTTTGgattgcaaaactgaattttttttttccaataaCATTTTTAGGATCTGGAAACAAAAAGAATCGACATAAGGGAGCTTCTCAAAAAGAACAGCAGAGATAAGGGTATGTCCTTAAAAACAACTTATGTTAGTTGGATTGCATGATTGATAGCAATTACTATATCCCCTCTAATTATATTCGTGTTTTCCTTACAGATCGGAAATGCAAGTAAGCAAATCACATTTATGCAAATAATATTAATCATGGACAAGGCTAACACATGATTTTTTATTTCTGATTAGGCGAAGATTACACCAATTTCAGAGATTCGTGCAACAAAAGATGCAATTACTATCCATGTGAGGATCTCAAGGATCTGGGAGCATAGAGGTAATAGTGAACAGAACGCCATCAAGCATCTTGACATGGTTCTGATCGATCAGAAGGTAATAGTGCAACTTCATTCCCTTTTTTCAGTCATAAAAACTACCTTTTGACTTTTAgtcataaattttaattaaatatAGTAGATGGTTATATCTAAATACAAAAAAATAGGGATACCTGTCTCAAATGATTCAAGAATAAATTCACCTGTCATTTTACTTCTGTTGTCTCAATCACCGATAAATCACATTTTCTTAACAACCTTATATACTCATTCTACTATTTGGGCAAGCAGAAGACCTATCATTTAGAAGTCATGCGAAATTAAGACATGCCGACTAACAACCATTTTGCTTTACATACAGGGACATGCAATCTACTCGGAAATACCACCACAGTTGATAAATAAGTTTAAGCCATATCTAGAAGAAGGGAACATTGTTTATATAAGCAAGCTAGGTGTGGAAAAGGCTAAACCGGGCTATAGAGTCGTAGATGGGCCCTACAAGTTAAAATTTGGAATCAGAACAGAGATGATACATGCGGATACTGATGATACAACATTTCCAAAGTATGTATTCTCCTTAACTTCAATTGAAGACCTATCACAATATGTGGGAAGAACTGATCGTTTCCTACGTAAGAGTAACATATTCATCATGTATATTATATTACACAACATCTCTCATACAACCACTAAAGCAATAATATGTCTCTACAGATGTTATTGGAAAAATTATAGCAGTATCAAATGCAGCAGTCGTGCGCAATGCTTCTGGTGATGTTACAATGCGTAGAGTGATAAAACTTGAAGACCATAAGTAATTTTCAATACATACCTCTACATATAAATAAACCCTCATAGTGTAGGTAACTTTCACTCATGTTAACTTTTAATTTCCATTGTCGCAGGGGAAACGCAATGGATCTATCGCTCCAAGGACAAAGAGCTCTTGAGTTTGATGGTGAGGCAGTCCTACAAGTTGGCCAGAGCAACCACATTATTGCAATATTTGTAGGTACCTTGATGAAAACATACAAAGAGAACTTCAAGTTTCTTAGTGGAACTTCAGCCTGTCGTTGGTATATTAATCAAAATGATATTTTTGCTATCAAGAATTCCAAAGAACGTAAGTCTTTCATGACATGTTTTGATATCAATTCTATTAAAAAATATTCTACTTTTCTAATATTCATCACTAAATGTCATAGGCTGCCACCTCACGTCACGCCCATTCAGCAACTTCACTTACAAAGTGAGGACTACATGCAGCACAACTTTGAGCAAAAAAACATTGTTCCAGCTTAGAGAAATAGATCCTTTCACCCAAAGGGTACTAAAACTTTACCTTTCTCAACTACAACATATTCttttaatatatatacatatttataTACAAAATTAAACTGAATTTTGACCTCACTACTGTGTTTCAATCTGCAGACTGAAAGATACCAATGCACAGCTACACTAATTTCCATATCGGATAATCAGCACTGGTGTTATCAAGCTTGCAAAGTTTGTTACTCGAAAATGATTCCGGGCACAGATGGATATCAGTGCACAAAAGTTAGTGGTTGCCCATGCACACAATTTGATTGGAAGTAAGATTACTCCAAGTAAATTATGTTTGTCTGTACATAGGCCATCTTAGATTTAATATTAACAGCACCTTCCCTATTTCTTCAATTTCACAGTAGTGTTTAACAACGTTACATAATGCTTTCAGTTTCTGAATTCTTGGTTTCCTCACACAGAatcttaaattttcataattcTACATGTTTTAGGTACAAAGTTTCATTTGTCGGAGCTGATGATACTCACAGCTTAGAGTTCatgttttttgaaaagaaaggaGCAGAACTCATAGGCAAATCAGCTGAAACTCTACGAAAACAGTACGAACCAAGCACCATTCCACCAGAGATATCACAATGGATAGGACACAAATTCACATTCATAGTGAAAGTGCTATCCAAGAAAAGTGCCCACAGCATTGATCCTTCTTTCGAGGTACTCTTGATTAAAGAAAGGCATGGTAAACAAGCAACACTACCAACTATTAGGTACAAGACCTCAATAAGGCAACACTGACACAACCGAGCATAATGATTTACCACCGCTGATAACAATACCATCCAAAAGAAAAAGTACTGAGGTATGATACTAGAACTTCCTGTTTACCCTTCATTATATTTTCTATCACTCATGGTAATATTGTTGCAGGCTTCATCATCACAAGTCACACAGTACGCAGACATAAAGGACATGGACATAGATCGACAATCTTTGTATGTATATCTGTAGCATATATTTTAATAACAAGCAAATAAACATCCTCAAATATTTACCGCTGAAAATAAATTTGCAGTGCTTGGGATCAGACTGAGAGCCATAACAACACTGATGACGAGGAAGACGATGAGAACAAAACAAAGAAGCTGAAGCGTCATGAATAAGACAAGGTACCAAAACAACCCCTTCCTGTAATTTTAGAATGTGTTTTCTCTCTCTATTTCCCTGTGTGTGTGTTTTAAACTTTGAAGCGCAAGAGGTTCTTGGGGAAGCATTTTGGTCAGCAAAGACACTGGTGAGATACCTATAACTCATGATATAATATCCAATTTCTACTCATTATTCAATTCCTCTCTAAAAATTAAATTATACATACACAACTGTTATTTAGTGCTTTATACACTAATTACTTTAACAAACCATTAAAATTGATTTGCTCTTTCGTACACAGGTTCTGGGAGCAATATTTTGGAGTGCAAAGCCACGTGGGAGCTAGCTATAATTTAGACTACCAATCTAATAACTACAAGCACCATTCTGGTAGCCTCATAGTTATAGACTCTCAAAATGGATGTCTTTTGCATAGCGGGATCTCAACTGAAAACCTTACTGTACTCCCTGCTAAAGGCTGTTGCTGTCATCTGCCATTGTCTGCTGCTAACTGTTGGCAAAGGCAACCACAAGAATAGTGTAGCGACTGTGTACTTTATAATTCTCAGTATTTTGTCTTTGCCATAACATTTGAATTAGTACTCCATGCTTATTTAACAGTTTTATTTCTTCAAATGGTTACAAAAAGCATCTCCAGATAAACTTTCATTGCTGACATCATCACAGCCTCACACTTATATGAATGGAAAACATCATCGAAGTCTCAACTGCTAAAATCAAAGGGTCCTCTGCTGGCCATCGCGGCAATGCCGCGACGCCTTTCTAGTTTATACTCCAGAAAAGGATGTTGCTCGGCACTTGAAAGACAGCCGATTAGATTTATTTGGCATCTCAACGGTGAGGAAGCAGCAGATGATGACAGGCTGATGCCCACGGCACGGACACTGTGCTGGCATAGTGGTGGACATGAAGCCCGGCACGCCAACCAGAAAGATACAGTCATGTCAGATAACACGAAATTAATTGGTCCTAAAGCATTGAGATGCTCGGATCCGAGTGGCCATCCCACTGTAGAGGCACAGCGGCACGGACAAGGTGAAAAGAGGTTAAAACTGTTGACGACGGGATGAAATATCAACGGGGAGTGGCAGCGCAATTATGGGATGGAATGGAATTCACCAGAACAGCAGGGGCAGGCTGGCAGGGCCACCGGAGACATGGTGGCTGATAGGCACTGCCACCGGCCGGCGTTTCGTCGAACACCTGGCGTGCGTGTCTGCGGCGTGCTATAGCATGCCGCACCGGGCAGCTTGGCGCGGTCGCGTCGAGGCATCCACAGTGCAGCTTGCGGCCGGGCTTCTTCTCTGAAGCAACAACAACAGCCGTGGTAGACCCCTTGCGCGCCTGCAGCTGGCTGCTGGCAAGAAAGGGGATGACCTGCTGCTGATGGAGCAGAGCAAAGCCTGCAACCGCAAAGCGATGAGGGGGCGCGGAGGCGGACGCGTGGAAGTGGGCTGCGAATTTCACGACTTGACGTTCTCTTGGGCTTCGATTGCTGGGCTCATGTAAGTGTGGGCCTTAGGTGTGGCGTTAGCGCTGCCGGTAGTGGGCTTTCTCATCATCTGTTACGTGGGCTCGATCAGCGAATGAATTCTTTCTTAATTTTTGTGGGACAACTTAGCTTGCTGCCCCCGGAGTCCCAGTTCACTGATGAAGATCATTCTCTTTTTGCTTCGCTTTACTTCTGTTAGCTTCTGTCAGAATCTCAATGCTTTCTAAATAAAAGCAGGGCCAATGTTGTCTTTGGTCTAAAATTCTCTCCATTCCCCCAACATCTGAAAAGGTTTATCTATCCTACTCAactttttttgccaaaaaaaggCACACAAAGTGGATAAAGTTTAGAAGGATTTATTTAGTACAGGTAATAATACTAGCAGCTTATGTTTAGGGAGGAAGAGTGAAGAATGCATGGCTTCCATGTTCGATAATGCAGTGGTGATGATCTGACGAGAATGATttgatggtctgcagagcagcCGACTCAGGTAGTACTaggagagaagaagaggaagacggGATAGAAAGGCGTCGGTCGCCGCAGGGAATCCCGGCCGGACGTGCGCCAGTAATGTACTCCTATGGCGCAAGTCCACAAACTcgttgcttcaaaaaaaaaaaagtcgacAAACACGCGTCGTGTCCGCGTGCCTCTAGACCTAGGTCAACGGGACGTCGTCTTTCCACTATCATCGTTTCGACGTAAGCAAACGGGAGAGGAAG from Panicum virgatum strain AP13 chromosome 7N, P.virgatum_v5, whole genome shotgun sequence includes the following:
- the LOC120682676 gene encoding uncharacterized protein LOC120682676, which encodes MKSSYGKGEEAHLLLRSFCAAVADRFNRRERGVARLVYLYPGETNGRGCEAVPAAGGTAAVLLDRGLFLWRSAPSTVRVAAYFGQSVHPIYPPPSLHASALPSPGASAPLSRAAARAPSVPPPPPASAPPGPTAGAKEGRKEVDSSSSGPGDQRPHLMAGGMLLTAPPALAASGSPYEALRVGRAGTQVEIKGAYRAMAKRLELSAGLLSTPGCRPTSGNGTTASSTTWALSVLRHACCCGRRVCRRCGRWATFLMLLPCSEVIFVLDPLPVQQLSPQTINRNSESRVSSTSIWK
- the LOC120682675 gene encoding probable replication factor A 73 kDa subunit isoform X1 → MQAKITPISEIRATKDAITIHVRISRIWEHRGNSEQNAIKHLDMVLIDQKGHAIYSEIPPQLINKFKPYLEEGNIVYISKLGVEKAKPGYRVVDGPYKLKFGIRTEMIHADTDDTTFPKYVFSLTSIEDLSQYVGRTDRFLHVIGKIIAVSNAAVVRNASGDVTMRRVIKLEDHKGNAMDLSLQGQRALEFDGEAVLQVGQSNHIIAIFVGTLMKTYKENFKFLSGTSACRWYINQNDIFAIKNSKERCHLTSRPFSNFTYKVRTTCSTTLSKKTLFQLREIDPFTQRTERYQCTATLISISDNQHWCYQACKVCYSKMIPGTDGYQCTKVSGCPCTQFDWKYKVSFVGADDTHSLEFMFFEKKGAELIGKSAETLRKQYEPSTIPPEISQWIGHKFTFIVKVLSKKSAHSIDPSFEVLLIKERHGKQATLPTIRYKTSIRQH
- the LOC120682675 gene encoding uncharacterized protein LOC120682675 isoform X3 produces the protein MQAKITPISEIRATKDAITIHVRISRIWEHRGNSEQNAIKHLDMVLIDQKGHAIYSEIPPQLINKFKPYLEEGNIVYISKLGVEKAKPGYRVVDGPYKLKFGIRTEMIHADTDDTTFPKYVFSLTSIEDLSQYVGRTDRFLHVIGKIIAVSNAAVVRNASGDVTMRRVIKLEDHKGNAMDLSLQGQRALEFDGEAVLQVGQSNHIIAIFTERYQCTATLISISDNQHWCYQACKVCYSKMIPGTDGYQCTKVSGCPCTQFDWKYKVSFVGADDTHSLEFMFFEKKGAELIGKSAETLRKQYEPSTIPPEISQWIGHKFTFIVKVLSKKSAHSIDPSFEVLLIKERHGKQATLPTIRYKTSIRQH
- the LOC120682675 gene encoding probable replication factor A 73 kDa subunit isoform X2; its protein translation is MVLIDQKGHAIYSEIPPQLINKFKPYLEEGNIVYISKLGVEKAKPGYRVVDGPYKLKFGIRTEMIHADTDDTTFPKYVFSLTSIEDLSQYVGRTDRFLHVIGKIIAVSNAAVVRNASGDVTMRRVIKLEDHKGNAMDLSLQGQRALEFDGEAVLQVGQSNHIIAIFVGTLMKTYKENFKFLSGTSACRWYINQNDIFAIKNSKERCHLTSRPFSNFTYKVRTTCSTTLSKKTLFQLREIDPFTQRTERYQCTATLISISDNQHWCYQACKVCYSKMIPGTDGYQCTKVSGCPCTQFDWKYKVSFVGADDTHSLEFMFFEKKGAELIGKSAETLRKQYEPSTIPPEISQWIGHKFTFIVKVLSKKSAHSIDPSFEVLLIKERHGKQATLPTIRYKTSIRQH